TCGCGCATATACGcctttttttagaaatttgaagtttacggaagatccgtccgtccgattttcaatccgacatcagtactgtgttcctatcgacgcaggctccaactggacgtaagttttgttacgttttgatatgttttgaaattatgctaatgtcagaattgaataggattcagatatgatgttcttgacatgctagacatcatagaatcgaagtcagattaagaaacagattgagtacggatttgttataatttttcagagtatattgattgatattggacagattttgattattgattgattacagattgtattggatatgggttatggattgtaattaATATCGGTTGAGatggtattgacggggatatcgggattgttcCGTTATGccgctaattttgaattaaatccagaTTTATCAGATTCGATATTGATCTGAGCAGTATATTAATAtggtattatttgatattgtcattACCAGACTAAGGGTTGACAGACTTTGAATTCCAGACAGGAACGTCATCAGAACTGCgataaaagaaaggtataagtcaatgtggtattgggagatcgacacaagtaggatatacttgtgtttccctaaatcacatactatttgttattatttgcattgatttgatttgatatgcttgttctattgatgtatagagagcatgtgtttagacgagtgatcttgtgacaaaagtacctgatagtggcgggatcgccacgggtacattgcacgatgtcacaagatagtgtattggcgatagtgccatagtctgtgacggataggtcaagacactggatgtttggttatatcgacgtggatagaatcggagtttcttctattactgttggtcgatataggaataccaacgtctggaaaccgggatccctagactaggattgagtctagtctgagccgtggagtaacgagtatgattgatagtttgatattaattatgtttcagattttgatatatatctgatatctacttcatgctttatattaattatatgattgcatgtttcgttgatttatactgggatttgttctcacctgagttatccggctgttgtcgtgtttatatgtgtgcatgacaacaggtgggacaggttcagggtcgaggagatgaagagagagatcgtgattagagtggagactacggacttgatctgaaatagggttgaacacttgatatttagtagttgaaccttagtttgtaaattattgtatatagtacaaaacTTTTACTTGACTTTTATAATGATATGTATAGTaaagtgattccattacgttccgcatttgatattatattgaaaaaaaaaaaattagaccttgtttattataattgattaattagtcccaatgacgattaagaacatgattagcgtccgagtCCCCACACCAAGACAGTACAAACCACAATGACAACCACCTAAAGAAAACGTCTCAAAGACTACTGAGAAGCCACTTTGCAAGGAGTTCGATCGCCATCACTacggcaagtgcatgtggggcacTTACAAGTACTTCAAGTGCGGAGGAATGGGGCACAAGGATGTGATTGCCCAAAGCTTAAGCAACCCACGACTGGAATGGCCTATGTGATGCACTCTGAGCAAGCAGAGCTAGACACTACGCTTATTACATGTACTATGACtattcaagcatttaaaattACCTTATTTCTTGAAAGAATAAGCATGAATGCTAGAATTGAATTGAGGTGCATGGAACTTGATGACTTAGAATTGCACGTCTCAAATTCTAGGGTTTAAGGAATTGAGTTCTTGCAAACACTAATTATTTGGATTAAATCGTAGAAGATTGAAAATTAAAGGGACTGAatagaaattttcaaaaatttaagggGTCACTTGGAAATTTTCGAAACTTAAGGGGCTAATTAGCAATTTTCGAAAGTTCAAGGGATTGAAACGCTAATGTGAGAACTAGAAGGGCCTAGATGGTAGGAAAACTTTTGAAACTTTATAGCGTTAACCGAGAATAATACAAATATTACCAGGACGAATATTGCTAGCGAGAAAGCTACTTACGCTTTGCTAGATTTTGGAGCTATgcattctttcatatctgaatCCTTTGTGAAGAAATAAGGAATCTTACCAGTGGACGTAGAGTCGGGATTCCGAGTTACAATGGCTTCTGGCAAATATATGGTCTCTAGTAGCATGGTTAAGGATATGAAACTTAAATTGCAAAAGAATATTATACGAGCGGACTTTATAATACTACCAATGCCTgagttcgacattattttggggATGGATTGGCTCACATTGAATGGGGCTACTATTGATTTTCGACGGAGGTCAGTATTTATTAGACCACCGAATAGGAAAGTATTTATCTTCGAGGCGGCGCGGAAAAATCAAATGCTGCATATTATTTCATGCATGCTTGCGAAGAAGCTTATTCAAAAGGGTTGCCAAAGTTTTCTCGCTAGTATTGTATCTACACCCGACACCCACAGTCGATCTATTGAGGATGTGGAGGTAGTCAAGGATTTTTCGGATGTATTTCCTGACTATGTTTCCGGCATCCCACCTGAAAGAGAGGTGGAATTTGCTATTGAatttgtaacgtaccgtattttgaactacttgaaatttgcggaaaaatataaattttcttaaataaatagtaaattttcaaattgcgataaagaTAATCTACtcgtctaaaatatttgaagtaaaaCCATTGCAACCAAAGTTTGTAACAAAAGCacttgtttaaaaatcataaagctatcctcgggtttagcctctgcGCAGTCCGAGCTAGCTCACTGATCTCCACCTATCGTATCATCATGCTcgtactcacctgcatcgatcaagtctagtgattctaaagaatcaacatgtataaactgagaataacaaataatatttaataaaaccacatgcatttttaaagtagatcatacatacttaaatgTGAACGTAccaacataaacatagacgtgccaatatatcgtaaaatttttcataaacatacttgcatcatatatacttgaacatgcataaacataatcatattgtgtagagatatgtttcaaagcaagtgacccgtaACATAATGCGCCTGTTCAGACTaagccacagtactgggctggcagggatgtccactaccacatacatgagatcctcggtcacgctttaccgggtggattggtctctggtcatgctttaccactttTCACTCCTGATCTAAACCGAGTCATGTTTTAccagggtggagaggtcctcggccacgttcaccgacttccaaatccgttcataattggtcacaagacatttagcatacctcaaaaacataaaatattttcttttcatgtcGTACATACTTAAAAAGCGTCGAGGGCTTCGTTGGAATGCTCTGGACATGCTGCCCTAATTAAAGCAGCAAAGATTCACaagatcccaacgaagcctgcaaccaaaacttgagaaaacatgaacattcacaaattttcacagcttgagcgagtttacaataaaaatcatatctctctcattttttatcataaaattacgaatttattttaaaatcgaagataacacagagaACTACAAATCATAcgttgaaaacatttccagaaaagtAATCTGTTAGTCgcaaaatttgaaataacagaGGTTGACGGATTTTGTgtcacagaaatttcacagcttgagcagtcctacaaaaatgatcataactcactcgttttttGTCCacaaattacgaatttactgtcaaatcgaagctATCAAatagtactacgttttatatgttaaacatttttccataaaatcgactaaaaatttacaatattcaAAAATACAGCAGACTCGGTTTTTGAGACCCacaattttgatccaaaatcatttcaaacatttttgctcaaacttttgcataacatacacatattttgcatacaatatacatcaaaataattactatgacaagatcgatacGAAAACGAaataatatacatgcctttgcgtcTAAACGCTCGAAGATGACGAATACCGGTGCGGTGGAATACGGGGGACGATCGGGTGATGTTTGCCGCacgatttcttgaagaaaaatgacCGAAAATATGCTGAGAATTCTTAGGGGAAAGGGATGAGGTGGTGGCTGTTGAAAACTCAAAGAACCCTTGGcttttcttctcaaaataatGAAACAATAAAACACAAATGAAATGTGTAGGTGTATATTGAGGTGTAGCCGTGGGTGTGTGTTTTTTTAGTGTtaacgtgtgtgtgagtgtTAATTAGGGCTAATTAGGttaattaaatgaataataacCAATTACATGATAATTAGAATGCTAATACtccaaatttaataaaatacacatgtctcaaatttcaaagtttaaaatctcTAACAATTCAACTTAATATTTTGAAagacttaaaatcttaaaatcacctaataattaaattagactttaaaataccgaaaacttaataaatcatttaaaatgacactttcttgacttgaaataaaataccacattctataaatatcccaaatCGTCGCCGGTCACTTTTCCCCGaacccgcatcgaataatcgcctgaaacataaaactcaagaaaatttttttacgTGCATCCCATAAACAtacataatttaaattaatacaatttcataaatcatgcatcacaaaaaaaacattttaaaactaaataaataatttaaccatttaaataaatgcaaagGTTtgcgtgtactgattttgggttcTACAGAATTGATGCCTGGTACCGTGCCGATCTCTATGGCACCATATCACTTAGCAcctgctgaaatgaaagaattaaaagatcaaattcaagagctACTACACAAGGGATTTATTCACCCTAGTGTTTCTCCATGGGACGCGCCGGTACTATTTGTGAAAaaaaggatgggagcatgagatTGTGCATCTATTACAGAGAGCTGAATAGAATAACattaaagaataagtatcttTTACCCCGAATCAAAGAAttttttgatcaattgcaaggagcttcgTTATTTTCAAAGATAAATTTACGGTCTGGATATCACTAGCTGAGAGTAAAAAAAACGGATGTGCACAAGACGGCTTTCAGAACGcgttatgggcattatgagtttttaatGATGTCttttggattgactaatgctccgatgatcttcatggatctcatgaatcgcgtatttcagccgtacctcgatcagtttattattgttttcatcgatgacATCTTGATCTATTCTAAGAGCTGAGAGGAGCATGAGTAGCACTTGAAGACGACCTTGCCAGTTTTACGAGATCGAAAATTATATGCAAAGTTCATCAAGTGCGAGTTTTTGCTAGAGagggtggcattcttaggccgcATTGTGTCAAAAGATGGAGTAGAGGTCGACCCATCTAAGGTCGAGTCGGTCAAGCAGTGGCCAGTGCCTAAAAGTGTGATCGaaatccgtagtttcttgggtttgGCTGGCTACTATCGTAAGTTCATAAAGGGTTTTTTGTCCATTGCAGTACCCTTGACATatttgacgaagaagaatgcgtAACTTATTTGGGGACCGGAATGTCAAATAGCTTTGATCAGTTGAATCAACCACTCACTACCGCGCCAGTTCTACCGATGCCGATAGAACAAGGGGAATATGTGGTgtacaccgatgcttcgaagctatGATTGGGCGTAGTTCTTATACAGCATGAGCGAGTCATAGCGTATGCATCTAGACAACTGAAATACATGAAAAGAGTTATCTGAcgcatgatcttgagcttgcagcagtcgTGTTCGCGTTGaaaatttggaggcactacttgtatggtgagaaatgcAAGATCTTTATGGACCACaaaagcctcaagtatttcttcaccaaaaatgagctgaacatgagacaaagaagatggctagaacttgtaaaggactacgactccaacattagctatcatcccgaaaaagctaatgtagtggtaGATGCTTTGAGTCTGAATTAATGGACAGTCTTGACCCATTTATCAGTACAGAATCCTCTACAAGTGGAAATTCAGCGCTTTGATCTAGAAGTTTATGCTAGGGGAGAGGCCCCCTAATCTCGCTACATTGACAGTGTATTCCACTTTACGAGATAGAATTCGAGCTGGACAGTTTAATGATGAGCAACTGCAGAAAAGGAGGCAGCGAGATGAATCGAAGGGCAGCATATTATATTCAGTCGAGGATGGCATTGTTAAGTATCGAGGGCGACTATGGCTTCCTAGTGGTGATTCACTTAGAGTTGACATTATGACTGAAGCTCACAGTACCCCTTATTTTGTTCATCCCAGAAGTACCAAGATATACAAGGACTTGCAACTTTTATAGTGGTGGCCGGGAAGAAAATGAGATATTATGCGCTTCGTATCCGAATGATTGGCATGTCAaaaagtgaaagcagagcatcaaagaccattGGGAATGCTTTGACCACTTCCCATtctcgagtggaagtgggaaaaCATTACTATAGAATTCGTGGTAGGATTACGTAAGACGATGAAAGGactcaatgccatttgggtaatAGTAGGCCGtctcactaagtcagcacatttcctGCCTGTTAAGACAATGTTTTCCATGACatagtatgcagagttatacattcgagagatagttagaCTGCATGGGATTTCATTGTCTGTAGTGTCGGACCGAGACACACGattaacttcatcattttggaagagtttacatgcgaCTTTGTGAAATAAACTACTATTCAGCACCAcatttcatcctcagaccgactgtcagtctgagagagttatacagattttagaggatctactCCGTGCTTGCGTGATTGATTTCCAAGGGAGTTGGGAAcctaagctacctctagtggagttacACTTACAATAAAAGTTATCAGtcatctataggaatggctcaaTACGAGGCACTCTACGGAAGGAAATATATAttgcctattcattgggatgaggtaggagaaagCATTACATTAGGGCCCGAAATAATTCAGCACACCGCAGAAATGGTcgccaagatccgagacagaATGAAAACTTCTCATAGTCGACAAAAGAGCTATGTGGACGAAAGAAgacgagatctcgagtttgcagtCGGTGATCACGTGTTTATAAAGATAGCAACTATGAAGgatgttatgagatttggcaagaaaggaaaacTTAGTCTGAGATTCATTGCACCATTTGAGATACTCGAAATAGTTGGATCATTAGCATATCGAGTGGCGGTGCCACCTAATCTCGCAAGGGTTCACAAAGTCATCCACATATCAATGCTCTgcaagtacatgtcaaatccttcacatgtactgaaATTTGAGCCACTGCAACTTAAACCAAATATGTCATATGAGGAAAAGCCTACTCAAATCTTGGTTAGACAAGAGAGAAGGCTGTGGAACAAAGTGATAAAGATGGTCAAGGTAAAATGACTAAATCACTCAGaggaagaagccacttgggagactaAGTCAGAGATGAGGAGTTGCTATCCCGAATTTTTCGGTAAGTCTTAATTTGGAGGATGAAATTTTACTTAAGTAGTGAGGAATTTAACGTCAAAAAGTCaatccacgtaaaccacatacaTACAAACGATTTAAATTGCTTACTtgctttatttaattgattttaaatgcttacatgattcatattatatgattaaaggtttatgaaaggatcggttaggaagtaaaaagtgtttagaaggggggttgaataaacactcacggattatatgttcttttcaaaaattgagttcattttagtgacaaactgacactcggtatctcgtcagtcgataacaatcagtttaagtgaaaaaacagttgcggaagtaaactgactgagagatagaataactgaagtgaaatgataactgaaataaaatgcacacggTTTGTTTCTAGATGTTTGGAGAATAGAATAACTCCTATGTCACctcttctatcacgaagataggatttccactaaaagactttgatcgaatacaatagttgtactgccccacttcagtttggacttatcactgccaatactgaaactcttagttacaaaaaaaaacttctacaggtcgtgactgatcttagcacaacgtaAAGAATCTAGCAAAGATTACAACGTGCTAATAAACTCGAgaatgtagccttgaatgctactgataaaactaataagtgtgagcttttgatttgcgtagtgattttagcagcgtaacagcttgAATAGAATAGTTGCGTTGAAATTGTTTCGTTGAAgagggaagcctataaatagatgaAGAAAGAAGCCGAGAAACAACTCAACGAAACAATTTCAACGCAACTATTCTATTcaagctgttacgctgctaaaatcactacgcaaatcaaaagctcacacttattagttttatcagtagcattcaaggctacattcTCGAGCTTATTAGCACGTTGTAACCTTTGCTAAATTCTTTACGTTgagctaagatcagtcacgaactgtagaagttttttttgtaactaagagttttagtgttggcagtgataagtccaaactgaagtgggtcagtacaactattgtattcgatcaaagttttttagtgaaaatcctatcttcgtgatagaatgggtgacgtaggagttattctattctccgaacatccagaaacaaaccgtgtgcattttatttcagttatcattttacttcagttattctatctctcagtcagtttacttccgcaactatttttttcagttaaactgattgttatcgactgacgagataacgagtgtcagtttgtcactaaactgaactcaattttcgaaaagaacacaagtgtttattcaacccccccttctaaacacttattactttctaaccgatcctttcaagtgaTATTAGAGCCGTTGTATCCCGTCTCAGAATATTTCTACTCAAACTGTTCATCATGGCTTCCTTCAATAAGATCCCAATATTTTCCAGAGAGGAtttcgatgactggaaaataagaatgcaggctcacttagctgcacaagatgatgagatgtggtacgtcatcactgacggaccaatgaaaattctgaaagccaatacagcagtcgctattactgaaggggcacctcatcgcatagaaaagccccgagatgaatggacaacaaaagacaaaagaaaagctaatttggacaatgtggcaaaggatatgtTGTACAAAACACTAGataaagtaaccttcagcaaaatcaagatgtgtaagacagctaaggaaatttgggaaaaactgatccagctatgtgaagaaaatgaacaaactaaagagaataaattttctgttgctgttcagTAGTTTGACAATATGAAGATGAGAACTGTAGAATcaatgcatgagtatgatgaaagagtcagttGTATCATCAATGAGCTAAATGCACTtagaaaagtgtataccaacaaagaagttgcattaaaagtgatcataggtcttcccaaggagtagGACattaagaccatggcaatgagggaatccaaggatcCAAACAAGGTTGAGCTTCATGACCTATTCGCTAATCTGAAgacctatgagtttgagctgcaaactagagaaggagaaccttccactccagcagtcacaactgcattagctgctatcagaacagaaccaactggttcagtcgagaagtctgctgatcaactgagcaatgatgcaaggtcattgtttgtcaaaaaatttggaaggtttatgaggaagaatcaaggaaacttccagagtCAATACCAGAGAAATCAGCCCAAAGAAGAATCCTATTCTTGCTAAAACTGTGGCAAATCTGGTCATTTCATAGCAGACTGccctaagccaaagaaggacagtcgaggatcaactgaaaaagaaaagaagcccTATGAGCACAGAAGAAGAACCAGAGATGACAAAAAGACTTtcaggaagaagcatgaggtactattagctgaagaaagtaaatctaaatgggcagaaactgacagcgaggagtcagaGCCAGAAACCTCATTcagttccagtgatggtgaagaggaagtgaagtgtctaatggctggtgatacagaagtggagtcaagcagtcaacaggtatttgacttcagctcaactgatttcactagagatgaacttatttcgactcttcatgacatggttaatgagttccacaagcttgccttatcttttgaaaaggccagagtaaagcaaactgatcccatagacaataaaactgaaactgatgaatcaattgatatgttgagtctgaaaaaggagattgctgagctcaatgctgaaagaagcaggaatcaatcaatgattcaaaagttgatgcttgaaaattcaaagcaaactgagcttatttaggcttggaacaaatcatctgttgcattaactgaaatacAGAACTCATAGAAATCAGtcactgataaaactggtttagggtttagcAACCAAGATGAAATGTCTCCAAATGATACTCGACCACAACTGAATATGGACAAggagaaatacattcactttgtcaaatcagttgagGTACAAGAACAAACTGAGCCAAATAAACTAAttgaacagcctactgaaagtacgaacaaggctagaatatatggtattggttatagcccaaaagttttaaCTGACTCACGCAGTCAGTCgtcaaaaagattcagcagaaattattcaaatggctactccaattactataacagcaagccagttcaggaaagatatcggctgaacaatcagttgaacaaagctaaatcacatgttgtctcatctgcacactacacacaaaacacacacaaatcgagaaagaccatctggaatacagcaactggacagtcagtcagactaatccaagtctgggtttcTAAGGTCTAATCAGTTTAAGACCCAAATAGAaagggtaccaaaattatatcttgtgtaattgcaggtaacaggtacaagcaaagaatcaatctggtacttggatagtggctGCTCAAGACACATGACAGGGGATGCAAgtttgctatcccaactgatcaaatatactggaccaaacatcagtttcggagataactctaaaggtaaaactgtgggtaagagTAAACTTATCCATAATAACTTTacaattaaagatgttttgATAGTTGAGAAATTGACGTATAACCTGataagcatcagtcagttatgcgacaatgatttctcagttcagtttgatagaCTCAACTGGTGAAGTCATCTTAACTGGAAATCGTTGTGGAAATACTTACAAAGTAAGTCggactgaacaaccttatgcaccagtatgttttattgcttcaaaatcttcaaaaaactggttgtggcataagaggttaaaccacttaaactttaaatctattgcctatctgagcaaacacgatcttgtaactggtctgcccaaaaaagatttttcaaaaaataaaattagttcagcatgtcagtttggaaaacaagtaagatctacaTTTAAAAACAGAGAttgtaaatcatcttcccgatgcttagagctgttacatatggatctttttggtccaataccactcatgagtttagggggaatgaaatacaccttagtggttgtggatgatttttaaagatttacttgggttatttttctcaaatccaaggaccaaactgctgcacaactgattatgcttttcaaaagactatttaatgaaaaatcagttgggattgatcgaataaggtctgacagagggactgagttcatcaatcaaaatctttcaaattttttagaagatactggaatcaagcatgagctttctgcagctagaacacctcagcaaaatggtgtagctgagagaagaaatcggacacTAAAAAAAGCTGCTAAAACAATGCTTACTGATTctgatatttctcaaagattttgggctgaagcagtaaacactacgtgttacactcagaacagatcgatgattaataagaatcacatgaaaacaccttatgagatctggcatggaagaaaaaatgtggtttcttatttcaagatattcagctgcagatgttttattcttgacaatggtaaaaatcatttaaaaacctttgatgccAAATCTGCAGaaagaatatttcttggatattcttcagttagcaaagcttatagagtttttaataaaagttcTTTAAATGTTaaagaatctatccatgttgtttttgaagaaaacgtACTAACTGATAAGTtaactgatccagttgaacTACTTGATAGATTTACGAAGATCAATTTGGAGGACGATGAAGAAGAggacaatcatatcaatcaaaataacctccaaacaccagaaCATGAAATACTAGATCAATCAGTACAACAGGAACTTGTTCCTAACAATCAGTTAGTGGAACAAACAGAAGATATTCAGTTACAAACTAATACAgttccaactgaaactgaaaaccTTCAGTTGCCAATAGAAACACCTGCgaacttggatacaacaaacactgaactcagatggaagaaatcacacccTCCTGAATTGGtgataggaaatccatctgatccgataagaacaagaaatcagatgctcaatttatttattcattcaactTTCGTATCGCAAttggaaccgaagaaaactgatgaagctcttgctgatccaaactggataaatgcaatgcaaaaggagctgaataagtttacccataacaatgtctggaacctaGTTTCAATTccactttcaaaaactattataggtacaaaatggatgtacaggaacaaactgaacaaagatggttcagttgtgcgtcacaaggcgagactggtagcacaaggatataggcaggaagaaagaattgactatgatgaaacgtatgcaccagttgcaagactggaagctatcagaatattcctcgcctatgcatcattcaagaatttcaaagtctaccagatggatgtaaagagtgcattcctgaatggTCAGCTGCAAGAAGAATTCTACGtggaacaacctccaggttttgtcaatcatcattttcctgatcatgtctaccatttgaacaaagcactatatggtcttaaacaagccccaagagcttggtatgaaactctttcaaaatttctaactgatcacgatttttctgtacgatcagttgataagaccttgttcaaattttctaagaatgatcatattttactcgttcaaatttatgttgatgatattgtatttgggtcaactaaccccaagttatgcgagaaatttgctaagttgatgcaggacaaatttgaaatgagaaagatgggtgaactgacatttttccttggactgcaagtgaagcaactggaaactggtatttttattagtcagacaaaatacacgaaggagttgctcaagaaatttggcatggaatcatgttcagcagcaagcactcccatgagttcatcagtcaaactgcacaatgatcaagggggaatatcagttgaggcgacattatacagaggtttaataggttcattattgtacctaactgctagtcgtcctgatattgtatttgctgtttgcatgtgtgctctATTTCAAGCAAAtactaagcaatcgcatttctcagctgccaaaagaattttaaaatatctcaaaggcacacaaaatgtgggattatggta
This sequence is a window from Primulina huaijiensis isolate GDHJ02 chromosome 13, ASM1229523v2, whole genome shotgun sequence. Protein-coding genes within it:
- the LOC140991242 gene encoding uncharacterized protein gives rise to the protein MAQYEALYGRKYILPIHWDEVGESITLGPEIIQHTAEMVAKIRDRMKTSHSRQKSYVDERRRDLEFAVGDHVFIKIATMKDVMRFGKKGKLSLRFIAPFEILEIVGSLAYRVAVPPNLARVHKVIHISMLCKYMSNPSHVLKFEPLQLKPNMSYEEKPTQILVRQERRLWNKVIKMVKVK